The Streptomyces cyanogenus DNA segment CGGGAGACTGCGGCGGGACCGCAAGGCGCTGCTCTGGAAACTCGACGGCTTGTCCGAATATGACGCCCGCCGACCTTTGACAGCGACCGGGACCAACCTCCTCGGCCTGGTCAAACACGTGGCCACCGTCGAGGCCAGGTACTTCGGCGAGGTCTTCGACCGCCCTTCCCCGGAACCGCTGCCCCGGTGGCAGGACTACAACGGCAGCGATCTGTGGGCGACCGAGGACGAGACCCGCGATCAGATCATCGGGTTCTACCGGCGCACGTGGGAACACTCGGACGCGACGATCAACGAGCTTCCCCTCGACGCCCCCGGCCACGTGCCGTGGTGGTCGGAGCCTTGTCCCAACACGAACCTGTTCGCCATCATGGTCCATGTCCTCGGCGAGTCCAACCGGCATGCTGGGCACGCCGATATCCTGCGCGAGGGCCTCGACGGCCGGACCGGGGTGCGCCCCGAACACGAGAAGCAGATCGACGAGGAAGCCCGTGCAGCCTACTGCGCGAAGATCGAGCAGGCCGCCAGGTCGGCCGCGCCGATCAAGGCTCAGGTTGTCTCACGCGACTTGATGTTCGTGCAGCATGACGCCGGTCGTGGGCGCTGCTCTGTCGAGGCGTCTGGTACCTGATGAACTCTGGGGGTTGGCCGCCCCGTTGCTGCCGTCGCTTGCCGCTCGTCCGCCAGGTGGTGGGACCGTTCCCTGTGACGAGCGGAGGCGTGTTCACGGCAGTGGTGTACGCGCTGACCAGCGGCCGTGCCTGGCCGCATCTGCCGCCGACGTTCGGCAGGTCGCCCGCCACCGCGCATCGCCGCTTCACGGTATGGACGCCGGCCTCTTCCAACAGAAGGTTCCACGGCCGACCTCTGGGGACCGCGTCAGCTCCTTCGCGCCGCAACTGTGCCACCAGCGTGCCGAGATAGCGCGCGCTCCGGTGAACGGGGCTGTTCAGGACGGCACTGGTCACCCATGCCGAACGGGAGCCGCCCCAGGGAGACCCCTCGATGGCCTTGACCGACTCCCTCGATGTCGCCCTGGAGGCGCAGAAGACCGACCCCTCGCTCACCATCGTGCGCACAGCACCGGAACGCGCCCTTCCCCGCGCCGAGGAACTGACCGTCGCACTGGGCTCACTCGCCGGCCGACTGCCGCCGGGAGGGGGCAGGGTCGCCGTCGGTGCCGCGCTGGATGTGGAGCTGCTTCTCCTTGACGTCTAAGGCCGCTGTTGTCCAAGCAAGTAATGGACCAACCATCCCCTTAAGGTGCGTTGACCAAACGCTACTGCGCGCATCACCTGCAGATACTACACCCGCAGCTCGGTCGTGATACAGCTCACACGGGCCCACGGGAAGGTCGAGGAGGTAGTTTCTTGTTCGGACAAGTAATAGCGTTGTGGAGACCCGCGCAGCCGTACGGGCGCCCTCCCTTCCCGAAGAAACGAGATGACGATGTCGAAGGCATTCGAGCCTCATGAGCTGGGCGGCAAGCGCCTGGCCAACCGCCTGGTGATGGCGCCGATGACGCGAAGCCGCGCCTACGGCCCGGGCCAGAGCCCTACGCCGTTGATGGCGGACTACTACGCGCAGCGCGCCTCCGCCGGGCTGATCGTCACCGAGGGTGTCCAGCCCTCCAGGGTCGGCCAGGGCTACCCCGACACCCCCGGCATCCACACCGCCGGGCAGGTCGCTGCCTGGCGCCGGGTGACCGACGCCGTGCATGCCCGGGGTGGCGTGATCTACCTGCAGATCATGCACACCGGACGGGTCGGACATCCCGCGCTGACGGGCCTGCAGCCCGTCGGCCCCTCCGCTGTCGCGGCCGCCGGCCAGGTGTACACCCACGAAGGCCCTCAGGACTTCGTCACCCCGCAGGAACTGAGCGACACCGAGATCCGCGCCACCATCGCCGACCACGCCACCGCCGCCCGCAACGCCATCGAGGCCGGCTTCGACGGCGTCGAGCTGCACGGCGCCAACGGGTACCTCATCCACCAGTTCCTCGCCCCGAACAGCAACCTGCGCACCGACGCGTGGGGCGGCAGCCCGGACAAGCGCATCCGCTTCGCCGTGGACACCACCAAGGCCGTCATCGAGGCCATCGGCGCCGACAAGGTCGGCTTCCGCCTCTCCCCGGGCAACCCCTACAACGACATCGACGAGTCCGACACCGAAGACATGGAGGCCACCTACACCGCCCTGGTCGAGGCCCTCGCCCCGCTGAACCTCGCCTACCTGCACCAGCTGGAGGCCCCCGGCGTACGCGAGCTGACGCTCCGGCTGCGCAAGGCATGGCCTTCGGCCTTCATCCTCAACCCCTTCACCGGTCAGGAGCCCACCGGAGCGGCCGAGCTGGAACTCGTAGAGAACGGCACCGCCGACCTGCTCGCCTACGGCGCCCTCTTCCTCGCCAACCCCGACCTGCCCGCCCGCCTGGCCCAGGGGGGCCCGTTCAACACCCCCGACCCCGCCACCTTCTACGGCGGCGGCGAGAAGGGCTTCACCGACTACCCCACGCTGGAGGAAGCCCGCGGCTGACGGCCCGGCGACGGGCCGGGCCCGCCAGGCATGCCGCATCCGAGCAGCACATATCCTTCTCTCAGGACGCGGTCCCCGGGGCCTGTACGCGGCAGTCGGCCCCAGTGCCGGCTGCCGCGGCCGTCCTCACGGGAGAAAGCAGAAGGCAGCACCATGGATTCCGAGGCAACACCCCAGGCCCGCGAGGCCGGCGACCTCCCCGAGGCCGCGCGCCGGGGACCGATCAGCCACGCGATCTTCCGGGTGGCCCGCCTGCACCGCATGGTCGCCGGCCAGCTCCTGCGCGAGGTCGGCCTGCACCCGGCCCAGGAGCTGGTCATGATGCAGCTGTGGGACCGCGGCCGGATGCGCCAGACCGACCTGGCCGGGCACCTCGGCACCGACGCCGCCACCATGACCCGCACCATCCAGCGCCTGGAGAAGGCCGGATTCGTCCGCCGTGCCCGCTCCGCCAGCGACAAGCGCTCGGTGCTCGTCGAACCCACCGCTGCAAGCCAGGCCCTGCGCCGACAGGTCGAAGACCTCTGGGCCCGCCTGGAGGACCACGTTGCAGGCGACCTCACCGGCGCCGAACGAAGCGAGACCCTCGCCGTCCTCGAACGCCTCGAAACCAACCTCGTCACTCACGTCAGCGACGGTGAACCATCCTCGCTCCCTGGCGCGTCCGACGCCTGACCGGGCGATCGACAGCGGGGGGACACATGCCCCTCGGCCCAGCAGCCGCGCCCGCCGACAGCCGGTGGCAGCCGGGCGGCTGGGCGGCGGGCTCCGCCGGAGGGCGACGGCTACTTGCACCGTGGGTCACGGAGAGGGGGTCGGGGTCGTGGTGAACGCCTGGAGGCGAGCGGCCGGTTACTTGCTCCCTGGCGTCCGAGCCAGCGCTCCGGAGCCTGGACGATCAAGTCCGCTGTGCTCGATCGCCTGCGACGGTGAGCTGAAGGGCGGGCATGCTGCGGCTCGAACCAAGTGCGGGAACTTCGGGCACAGGCGCCGCGTTTCTCCAGCATGCTGGCTATGTGGGGCGCCGCACTTCCGGTGCTGGCCTTTCTTCTGTTCGTCTGCGGTGCGGCCGAGTTGATGATGCGGCGATTCAGGCGGCGCAGCGTCCTCCACCGCGGCCGCGGTCCTGAGGACCGCCCCTTGACAGGATCCGCGTTCAACGAATTCGACCTGGTATTCAACGGCAACAAATCGATCGAGATCGAGCAGCAGCGACATGAGGCCAACCGCCGCGACGACCAGGACGATGGTGCTCCGCCGCACACGCGCATCGACCTGGCCGGCGGCATAGCCCGCATCGTCCTCCCGCCCGACCGCGAGGCCGTTCACCGGCCGGGCGGGGGTGCGCAGCAACCCTGAGGAGCCCCGTGGCGAGCTCGTCTGCCCGCAGCTGTGAGACCAAGGCGGTATCCCCCCAAAGGATCCGCACTCTCTCACGCCGGCGTGCCACAGGCAGTGCCATGCTCATCCCTATGGATGAAGATCGGCAGAGCAGGCCAACGGCGGGGGCGTGGGGGCGCGTCGGGTGCGCCTGGGCGGTTGCTTTCGCCACGCTTCACTTCTACTGGGCACTGGGCGGCGACTGGGGTCTGAGTGTCTCGGCGGGGCCCCTGGCCGAGGAACGCCCGGCGTGGTTCGTAGCGGTGGGCCTGTGGGGTGTGGGGGTGCTGTGCCTTGCCGGCGGGGTGCTGGGGTGGCTTCTCACCCGGCCGCGGCCCCATCACCTGGCCGGACGGTTGATCAAGGCTCTGGGCTGGTCTGTTTGCGCCGTACTGCTGGTGCGCGGCGTCGCGGTTGAGATGCTGTTGCTGACTGACACGGCGGGCCAGGAGGCAGACGTGAGCCCGGAACAGCGGCTGTGGACGTTGATGCTGTGGAATCCCTGGTTCCTGGTCGGCGGTCTCGTCTTCGGCCTGTCCGCTCGCGAGTTCGGAAGAGCGGACGGTTCGAGTAGCGGAACCGCCTGAATGACGTCGGGGATCACGATTCGGCCGACGGTGAAGCGGTCAGAGCTGACCGGCTGGGCCGGATACGGGGGAAGCACGCCTCGCATTCCGCTTCTTCTTGGGCCTGTGTCTGTATCTGGTCTGCTCCCCGGTCGGCATGCCGATCGCGCGGGCCGGCCGACCCCATGGTGGACGAACGCGACGTTCTGCAGGTGATGCTCGACGTCGACGCCGACCTGGTCGCCGACCGCCCGGGTCTGCTGATCATCAACCGTGATCGCCCGGACGGCTCCCAGGTCGGTGAGGGCTACTACCTGCAGCCCGCCGGCGAAGTCACAGCTACTGGTAGGGGCGGAAATCCGATGCTGCGCAACAGCGAGGGCGGGGATCGCGGCCGGAGCCGGGTCACGTACCGGACACCGGCCCGTCGGCCCCGTACCGGAGGCCGTCGAGGAGCAGGTCGAGGAGGCGGCCGGCCCGTTCGCGTTGGTCGGGAGCGCTGGTGATCAGCGCGACGCCGGCCAGGCTGAAGCCGACATCGAAGGGGTCGATGTCCGGGCGCAGCAGACCGGCCTCGGCGCCGGCGTTCAGCAGGGTCCCCAGCGCGGTGCCGAGCTTGTCGAGGGTCTCGGCGAAGGGGTCCGCACCGGATGCGACCGCGGCCCGCAGCGCGTCCGCCATGCCCTGCTTGGCGGCCAGGTAGTCGATGAAGTCGTCCATCCACAGGCGGATCGCCCGATCGGGCGGGTTTTCAGCGAGCAGCTTCGCGGCACTGTCGCAGACACGGGCCAGCTCGTTCCGGTAGGCCGCCTCGACCAGTGCCTCGCGCGTGGGGAAGTGGCGGTAGAGCGTGGCCGAGCCGACGCCCGCGGCCTTGGCGATCGTGTCGATCGCCACGTCCGGGCCCTTCTCGGAAAAGGCGCGCACGGCCGCCTCGAGGATGCGCTCCCGGTTGCGGCGGGCATCGGCACGCAACGCGCTCGGCTTGCTGGTCAAAGGCTGCTCCCTTCGTGTGGGGACCAGTCTAGCTGGACAACCGGGGACTTCCCCGCTTACCGTGGCAGATAACTGGGGAACTCCCCGGTTACGGGTATCGGCCCGTTGTGTTCCCCAGGCAAGGAAGACCCTCATGACCCCCGCGAAGACCGTTCTGATCACCGGTACGTCCTCCGGCATCGGCCTGGCCGCCGCCATCGGCGCCGCCCGGGCGGGCTGGACGACGATCGCCACCATGCGCGACACCGGCAAGGCCGAGGCCCTGCTCAAGGCCGCCACCGAGGCGGGTGTCGCGGACCGGATCCAGGTCAAACGCCTGGATGTGACCGACTCCGCCGGCATCACCGCCTGCCTGGACGAGGTCGTCGCCGAGCACGGCCGCCTGGACGCGTTGGTCAACAACGCGGGCGCCGCCCAGGTCGGCACCATCGAGCAGAGCAGCATCGACGACGTCCGCGCGGCCATGGAGGTCAACTTCTTCGGCGTGGTGGCGGTGACCCGGGCGGCGCTGCCGCACCTGCGGGCGTCGAGGGGCCGGGTGATCACTGTCACCAGCGTCGGCGGCGTCGTGGGCCAGCCCTTCAACGAGGCATACTGCGCTGCCAAGTTCGCCGTCGAGGGCTTCATGCAGTCCCTCGCGCCGGTCGCCGCCACCGTCGGCGTCGACGTCACCGTGGTCGAGCCGGGCGCGGTGGCGAGCGAGTTCGTCGCCAACCTCGGCTTGGACGTCCCGGCACTGCTCGCCGCCGCCGGGCCCTACGGTACGGCGCTCGAGGCCTACATCAGCCGCACCCAGCAGTCGTTCAGCAACGCCCAGACCCCGGCCGAGGCGGCCGCACCGATCGTCGACGCCCTGACCACCACCCACCCGCCCTTCCGCGTCCAGACCTCGCAGTGGGCCCGCGACTTCGTCGCCACCACCCTCGCCGACCTCGACGGTTCCGCCGTCCAGGCCCTCACCGGTACCTGGGTGCGCTGACCGCCCCGCGTCCCCGTGGGTGCACTGCCGACGCCGGGCGCGGCAGCCGCCACAGCACCCCGTCGGCGCCACACCACCGCCACGCCGCGCCGGACCAGCGACCGGCGCCGGGCTGCACCCGGTCCGGGCCGAGGGCCGCAGCGCACCGGACCCACAACCGACCACCCACACACCGCGGGACGACCCGCAACAGCAAGGAAGACCACCATGGAACTCCGCACGCTCGGCAGCCAGGGCCTGACCGTCTCCGCCGAAGGACTCGGCTGCATGGGCATGAGCGCCTTCTACGGCAGCACCGACGAGGCCGAATCCCTCGCCACCATCGACCGTGCCCTGGAACTGGGCGTGACCCTGCTGGACACCGCCGAGAGCTACGGCCCGTTCATCAACGAGCAGCTGCTCGGCAAGGCCCTCGCCGGCCGCCGCGAGCGGGCCGTCGTAGCCACCAAGACCGGCATCGAGTTCACGGACGACGGCACGCTCGTCGGCCACAACGGGCGCCCCGAGTACATCCGGCATTCCCTGGACCGCTCACTGCGCCACCTGGGCACCGACCACGTCGACCTCTACTACCTGCACCGCGTCGACCCGCAGGTGCCGATCGAGGAGACCGTCGGCGCCATGGGTGAGCTGGTGGCCGCCGGCAAGGTCCGCTACGTCGGCCTGTCCGAGGTCGCCCCGCAGACCATCCGCCGCGCCCACGCCGTCCACCCGATCACTGCGGTCCAGACCGAGTACTCGCTCTTCGAGCGCGGCATCGAGGACGACGGGGTCATGGCCACCCTGCACGAACTCGGGATCGGCCTGGTCGCCTACTCGCCGCTCGGACGCGGGTTCCTGTCCGGTGCGATCACCAGCCCGGACGACTTCGCCGCCGACGACTTCCGCCGCACCGACCCGCGCTTCCAGGGCGAGAACTTCGCCCGCAACCTGGCCGTGGTCGACGAGGTCCGCCGCATCGCCGCCGTCAAGCAGGTCTCGCCATCCCAGCTGGCTCTCGCCTGGGTGCTGCACCAGGGCGCGGTCGCCATCCCCGGCACCAAGCGCCGCCGCTACCTGGAGGAGAACGTCGCCGCCACCACCGTGACGATCACCGATGAGGACCTGGCCGCCATCGAAGCCGTCGCCCCGCACGGCATCGTCTCCGGCGACCGCTACGCCCCTGAGCTGATGCAGAGTCTCAACGGCTGACCCTGCCGTTCCAGAACGGTCTCAACGAGCCAAGGGGGGCGCACATGCCGCCCCAGCCGCCCGAAGTCGCGGCGCGGAAGACGGAAGGAGCAGCCTGACCGAAGCACCGTGCGGCCATCGTGGATCCCACGCCCCGGACTGGCCCTGCTCCAGGCACGGGCGGATCCGACCATCGCCCCGGTCGGCTGCCGAGGCATCCATGCTCCTGACTCAGTAGCATGCGCGCAGCTCTCCAGGCGGGCTCGGCTCGTCACCAGCACCTCCGCGATCACGGCACTGCCCCCTGCGTTTTCGAGCACCTCGCTGGCTCCGGATACGTCCACCATCTCGGAGGAAGCGAGGGCGCCACTTGGCCGGTTCCCCTGGGGACGGTTCGTTCACGGACACCGTGCTCCCACGGTGCGACGGCAGCCCGGGCCGCCTGGTCGGCGGCGCGTGTGGCGGCCCAGCCGGTCTCGGTCAGTCCCAGCAGGCAGGCGCGGGCATCGTGCGGGTGTGGGTGCCGCTCTACGTATCCCTTTCGGACCAGTTCCTCGACCATCTGGGCGGCGGCCTGTTCCGGTGACGATGACGTGGGCGCCTTCGGTCAGGAGGCGGTGCGCCGCGGTCGCCAGACCCATGCCGCTGGTGCCACCGGTGATGAGGATGGTCTTGTCGGTGAAGGTTCACGCCGGTGTTCCCGTCAGGGCGTGCGTGAGGTGGTCGCTGAGGTGAGGCAGCCAGTCGGGTCGCGCGTTACCGAGGAGGTGGTCGCCGTGCGGGACGGACAGGTAACTCCCGTGCGGCGCCAGACGGGCCAGGAGCTCGCCGTTCGTCACACCGGGGATGACGTCCTGCTCTCCGTCCACGACCAGCAGCGGGGCTGCGATGCGGGGCGCCAGGGCTGCGAGGTCCACGTGGCGTACGAACTCCCGGGCTGCGTCGGCGCCCCCGGCACGTTGGGCCATGATCTCTCGTACCGGCGGGGGCAGTTCCTCCCAGGCGAGGCGGAAGGGACCACTGACGGTGGCGACGGCTGCCACGCGCGGCTCAAGTGCCGCGGCCCGGGCCGCGAAATAGCCGCCCAGACTCATGCCGACGAGTCCGATGCGTGCGACGCCGAGGGCGTCGATGACCCGGCCCACGACCCGCTCGTAGTCCGGCACGAAGGTGGTGGTGGCCGCGAGCACGCCCTGTCCGGGACCGTCCATCGCGAACACCGCCAGCCCCCTGGCCAGCAGCGCGGACACCAGATCGAGGAACTCCTCCTTGGCCGAGTCCAGGCCGGGGACGACGACCACGGTCCCCGGCGCGTCGGAGGGGCCACGCAGCCAGCCGGTGAAACCCTCGCCGCTCACCCGCCGCGCACCGGGTTCCAGCACCGTGAGCGCCCGGCTCAGGGCGTGGTCCGCCTCGACGGCTGCACGGGATGCGTCCGCGTACGGTGCCAGGGTGGCCAGGTGGAACCACCGGGCCGCCGTCAGCAGGTACTCCCCCGCTGAGAGGGACGATCCCGCGTTCTCCGCGCGCTGGAGGTATCCGTGTCCGGTGCGCCGGAAGGACGGGCCCCAGTCGGCAACGGAGGTGAGGGCATCGGTGACGCGCCGGTACTCGTGAGGGTCCACGCCTGCACCGGTGGCGCGTGTCCACTGGGCGGCGGCGAACTCGGGGGCGCTCATGGTGCTCCTCCAGTCAGCAGGACGGCCTTGCCGCGTATCCGGCGCTCTCGCAGGTCGACCAGGGTGTCGGCGGTCTGTGCCCAGTCGGTGATGCGGCCGATCTCCGGGTGCAATCGGCGCTGTTCCACGAGGCTGACCAGTGCGGACAGATCGGCGTGGTACGGGGCTTGGGCGTAGTGGAAGTGCTGGATCGTGACGCGCTCGGGGCCCCCGAGGAGTTGGAAGAAGTCGAGGGTCACAGGGATGCGGCTCGCCTGGCCGAACCAGACGAGCAGGCCGCCCGGGCGCATCTTCGACAGGGCGAGGGGCAGATCCGGTCCACCCGTGGACTCCAGCACGACATCGAACGGTCCCTGAGCCGCAGCGACCTCGTGCACCACGTTCGCGCCCAGTTCCGCGAGCCGCTCGCCGCGCACCGGCGTGGCCGTCACCGCGGTCAGGTCGGCCCCGGCCCCCACGGCGAGCTCGGTGACGTAGTGGCCGACGCCACCCGAGGCGCCGGTCAGCAGCACCCTTCGACCGGCCAGGGAACCGGCGGTACGCAGCAGCCGCAGGGCGGTGATCCCGGCCAGGGGAAGAGCTGCCGCCCGTGCGCTGTCGATGCTGTCCGGGAGCACCGCGAGCGAGTGCGTGGGGACGGCGGCGTACTCGGCCCAGCCGCCCTGCGCCGGATGGCCGACCACACGGGCGCCGATGCCAGGGCCGGAGCCGTCGGCTGCCGCCTGTACGACGAGCCCAGCGATGTCCTTGCCGGGCAGCAGGTCGGGCCGGGGGCGTTCGAGAAGGAATGTCTCGCCACGGTTCGGGGCGAACGCCTCGACTTTGATCAGTGCCTCACCGGGCTCGGGCACGGGCTGGGGGACCTCGGCGAAGGCGACCGGGCGCGCCGCTTCCCCCGTGGGAATCAGTCTCTGCATGGGGAGGATGCAACCCCCGCGGCTGCCCTGAGATCCAACAACGGACAAGCGAAGCCGACAACGTATGGTTGTCACCTATGGTGGGGGCCATGGATCTCGACGTGGCGCAGGTACGTGCCTTCGTACGCACCGCCGAGGAACTGCACTTCGGCCGGGCGGCCGGAACACTCGCCATCTCCCAGCAGGCGCTGTCCAAGAGGATCGCGCGGCTGGAATCCCTGCTCGGCACCGCACTGTTCCACCGCGGCGGCAACGGAGTACGCCTCACCGAAGCCGGACAGCGTTTCCTCCCAGCGGCCCGGCAGACCGTGGCCGCCGCCGACGCTGCGGTCGCGGCGGTGTCCGGGGCGGAACGTCCGCTGCGCGTGGACGTCTGGGGGCATCTCTACGCGCCGATGCGGACGCTGGCCCAGGTCGCCGGACGCGCCGGGAAACTGGCGCTGGGGCACG contains these protein-coding regions:
- a CDS encoding TetR/AcrR family transcriptional regulator, which produces MTSKPSALRADARRNRERILEAAVRAFSEKGPDVAIDTIAKAAGVGSATLYRHFPTREALVEAAYRNELARVCDSAAKLLAENPPDRAIRLWMDDFIDYLAAKQGMADALRAAVASGADPFAETLDKLGTALGTLLNAGAEAGLLRPDIDPFDVGFSLAGVALITSAPDQRERAGRLLDLLLDGLRYGADGPVSGT
- a CDS encoding aldo/keto reductase, with the translated sequence MELRTLGSQGLTVSAEGLGCMGMSAFYGSTDEAESLATIDRALELGVTLLDTAESYGPFINEQLLGKALAGRRERAVVATKTGIEFTDDGTLVGHNGRPEYIRHSLDRSLRHLGTDHVDLYYLHRVDPQVPIEETVGAMGELVAAGKVRYVGLSEVAPQTIRRAHAVHPITAVQTEYSLFERGIEDDGVMATLHELGIGLVAYSPLGRGFLSGAITSPDDFAADDFRRTDPRFQGENFARNLAVVDEVRRIAAVKQVSPSQLALAWVLHQGAVAIPGTKRRRYLEENVAATTVTITDEDLAAIEAVAPHGIVSGDRYAPELMQSLNG
- a CDS encoding alkene reductase — encoded protein: MSKAFEPHELGGKRLANRLVMAPMTRSRAYGPGQSPTPLMADYYAQRASAGLIVTEGVQPSRVGQGYPDTPGIHTAGQVAAWRRVTDAVHARGGVIYLQIMHTGRVGHPALTGLQPVGPSAVAAAGQVYTHEGPQDFVTPQELSDTEIRATIADHATAARNAIEAGFDGVELHGANGYLIHQFLAPNSNLRTDAWGGSPDKRIRFAVDTTKAVIEAIGADKVGFRLSPGNPYNDIDESDTEDMEATYTALVEALAPLNLAYLHQLEAPGVRELTLRLRKAWPSAFILNPFTGQEPTGAAELELVENGTADLLAYGALFLANPDLPARLAQGGPFNTPDPATFYGGGEKGFTDYPTLEEARG
- a CDS encoding alpha/beta hydrolase family protein, translating into MSAPEFAAAQWTRATGAGVDPHEYRRVTDALTSVADWGPSFRRTGHGYLQRAENAGSSLSAGEYLLTAARWFHLATLAPYADASRAAVEADHALSRALTVLEPGARRVSGEGFTGWLRGPSDAPGTVVVVPGLDSAKEEFLDLVSALLARGLAVFAMDGPGQGVLAATTTFVPDYERVVGRVIDALGVARIGLVGMSLGGYFAARAAALEPRVAAVATVSGPFRLAWEELPPPVREIMAQRAGGADAAREFVRHVDLAALAPRIAAPLLVVDGEQDVIPGVTNGELLARLAPHGSYLSVPHGDHLLGNARPDWLPHLSDHLTHALTGTPA
- a CDS encoding DinB family protein: MIDEFAKENLHGRLRRDRKALLWKLDGLSEYDARRPLTATGTNLLGLVKHVATVEARYFGEVFDRPSPEPLPRWQDYNGSDLWATEDETRDQIIGFYRRTWEHSDATINELPLDAPGHVPWWSEPCPNTNLFAIMVHVLGESNRHAGHADILREGLDGRTGVRPEHEKQIDEEARAAYCAKIEQAARSAAPIKAQVVSRDLMFVQHDAGRGRCSVEASGT
- a CDS encoding DUF6191 domain-containing protein, with the protein product MWGAALPVLAFLLFVCGAAELMMRRFRRRSVLHRGRGPEDRPLTGSAFNEFDLVFNGNKSIEIEQQRHEANRRDDQDDGAPPHTRIDLAGGIARIVLPPDREAVHRPGGGAQQP
- a CDS encoding DUF3995 domain-containing protein — translated: MDEDRQSRPTAGAWGRVGCAWAVAFATLHFYWALGGDWGLSVSAGPLAEERPAWFVAVGLWGVGVLCLAGGVLGWLLTRPRPHHLAGRLIKALGWSVCAVLLVRGVAVEMLLLTDTAGQEADVSPEQRLWTLMLWNPWFLVGGLVFGLSAREFGRADGSSSGTA
- a CDS encoding zinc-binding dehydrogenase, with protein sequence MQRLIPTGEAARPVAFAEVPQPVPEPGEALIKVEAFAPNRGETFLLERPRPDLLPGKDIAGLVVQAAADGSGPGIGARVVGHPAQGGWAEYAAVPTHSLAVLPDSIDSARAAALPLAGITALRLLRTAGSLAGRRVLLTGASGGVGHYVTELAVGAGADLTAVTATPVRGERLAELGANVVHEVAAAQGPFDVVLESTGGPDLPLALSKMRPGGLLVWFGQASRIPVTLDFFQLLGGPERVTIQHFHYAQAPYHADLSALVSLVEQRRLHPEIGRITDWAQTADTLVDLRERRIRGKAVLLTGGAP
- a CDS encoding MarR family winged helix-turn-helix transcriptional regulator, whose protein sequence is MDSEATPQAREAGDLPEAARRGPISHAIFRVARLHRMVAGQLLREVGLHPAQELVMMQLWDRGRMRQTDLAGHLGTDAATMTRTIQRLEKAGFVRRARSASDKRSVLVEPTAASQALRRQVEDLWARLEDHVAGDLTGAERSETLAVLERLETNLVTHVSDGEPSSLPGASDA